The genomic window CGACGGCGGCCGGTCGGTGACCGAGCTCGAGTACGTCGGCCACCCGACCGCCGGGCAGGTGATCACCGAGCTGGCCGAGGAGTTCGCCGCCCGTCCCGGCGTCCGCGCGGTCGCCGTCTCCCACCGGGTCGGCCTCCTGGGCATCGGCGACGTCGCCCTGGCCTGCGCGGTGAGCTCCGCCCACCGCGGGGAGGCCTTCACCGCGTGCGCCGAGCTGGTCGACGAGGTCAAGAGGCGGCTGCCGATCTGGAAGCGCCAGGTGTTCACCGACGGCGACGAGGAGTGGGTCGCCTGCCCGTAGGGCCGTTCGGTCGCCTCTCGGTACCGGAGCGGCCGATCACCTTGACCGGTACCGGGGGCGCGTGACACAACGGTGCGCGACTCCAAGGGTGGGGTTGATCACCCCGGCGTGCCCGCGGACCGCGGCCGGACCACAGCGAGGTGTCCCGTGCCGGCGACGCAGCGTGATCCGGTCCTCGAGGCGATGCCCCTCGGCTACATCGCCGTCGACGCCGACTGGCGGATCACCTACGTCAACGCCGGGGGCGAGGCCGTCGTCGGCCTCACGTGGGACGAGCTCGTCGGCGCCTGCTTCTGGGCGGTCTTCCCGGCCAACCGCGACAGCGAGGCCGGCCGGGTCTACCGCGAGGTCGTGGCCACCGGGCACGCCCGGACGTTCGAGGTCTACTACCCGGAGCCGTTCCACCACTGGTTCGAGGTCAGCGCCGTCCCGCTGCCGGCCGGTCTGGCCATGTACTTCTCCGAGGTCACCGCGCGCCGCACGGCGCAGGACCGGCTGGCGCTGCTGGCCCGGGTCGGCGCCGAGCTGACCGGCACCCTCGACCTCGCCGAGGCGGTCCGCCGGATCCCGCGCCTGGTGGTGCCCGAGCTCGGCGAGGCCTGCCTGCTCACCGTGCTCGACGACGAGGGCCGGCCGCGCGACCTCAGCTCCTGGCACGGCGACCCCGCCCGCCGCGACCTGCTGGCCCGCTACGCCGGCGTCCGGCTGCCGGGGATGCCGTCCGCGGCCCCGGTGATGCAGGCGCTGGCGGGGGAGACGGTGACCGCCGACGGCGACGCGGTGCTCGCGTCGATCGAGGACGAGGAGGCGGCCCGGCTGTACCGCGAGCTGGGGGCCCCGGCGGTGCTGGCCGTCCCGCTCCCGGGCCGCGACCGGGTGATCGGCGCCCTGACGTTCCTCGCCGGCGATCCCCGCAGCGCCGCCCGGGTGGACCCGCTCACCGCCCGCGAGGTGGCCGGCCGGGTCGGCCTGGCGCTGGACAACGTGCGGCTCTTCGCCCGCCAGCGCCAGCTCGCCGAGGCCCTGCAGCGCAGCCTGCTGACGGACCCGCGCGGCTCCGGTCTGGGTTCCGTCGAGGTCCGCTACACGCCGGCGGCCGAGGCGGCGCGGGTGGGCGGTGACTGGTACGACGCGTTCCCCCAGCCGGGCGGGGCGACGACGCTGGTCATCGGCGACGTCGTCGGTCACGACACCGCCGCCGCGGCGGCCATGGGGCAGCTGCGGTCGCTGCTGCGCGGCGTGGCGGCCTACAGCGGTGCGGGGCCGGCCGAGGTGCTGCGCGGGCTCGACGAGGCGATGGCGACCCTCGGCGTGGACACCTACGCCACCGCCTCCGTCGCCCGCTTCGAGCGCACACCGGCCGAGGCCGCGGCCGGCCGCACCCGCATGTGCTGGGCCAGCGCCGGCCACTTCCCGCCCCTGGTGCTCGACCCCGCCGGCCGGCCCGTGGCGCTGCCGGCGCTCCCCGGCGACCTGCTGCTCGGCGTCGACCCGGCCAGCACCCGCGTCGAGAGCTCGCTGCTGCTGGAGGCCGGCTCCACGGTGCTGCTGTTCACCGACGGCCTGGTCGAGCGGCGCGGCCTCGACCTCGACGCCGGGCTGGCCCTGCTGGTCGAGACCGTCGCCGGACTCGGCGGCCTCCCGCTGGACGAGCTGTGCGACGAGGTCATCGAGCGGCTCGTGCACGGCCGTCCGGAGGACGACGTCGCCCTGGTGGCCCTGCGCCTCGACCGCTGACCGGGACCGCCGGGGGGCTCAGCCGACGGTGCGGCCGTCCTCGTCGGTGGGACGCGCGCTGCCGTGCCCCTGGGCGGCCTCCTCGGCGCGCTCCTCCTCCAGCTCCACCTCGGCCTCCAGCCGGTGGGCCTCGCCCGCCACCTGGGCGGCGGCGTCGCCGTGCGACTCGCCGTAGACCTCCTCGGCCCGGCCCAGCAGCTCCTCGGCCTTCGCCCTGGCCTTGTCGATGAAGCTCATCGTCGTCCCGTCCTCTCCGTACCCCGGTGTGCAGCGTCGCGGATCTCGCCGACCAGCTCCTCCAGGATGTCCTCCAGCGCCACGACGCCGACCACCCGGCCCGCGTCGGTGACCGCGGCGAACTGGGCGCGGCCGGCCTGCATGACCGCCAGCGTGCGCCGCAGGTCGTCCTCGGCGGCCACCCGCGGCAGCGGCCGGGTGATGTCCCGGACCCGCGGCTCGGGCGCCCCGTCGGCCTGCAGCACGTCCTTGACGTGCACGTAGCCGAGCAGCCGGTCGCCGACGGCCACCGGGAAGCGGGAGAAGCCGGTGGTGGCCGCGGCCCGCTCGATGGCGGCGGTGTCGTCGTCCGGCCCGACCACGGTCAGCGCGACCCGCGGGATGAGCACCGAGCGGGTGTCGCGCTCCTCCAGGCCCAGTGCGCCGGTGAGCAGCTCGTGGCCCCGCGCGTCGAGCAGCCCGCCGGCGCGGGACTCGTCGAACAGGCCCGACACCTGGTCGCGGGTGAACGCGCTGGTCACCTCGTTGCGCGGGGTGACGCCGAGCAGCCGCAGCACTCCGTTGGCCAGCGCGTTGAGCGCCACGATGACCGGCTTGAGCACCGTGACGACGGCGGCCAGCGGCGGGGTCAGCGCCAGCGCCGCGCGGTCCGGGCCGGCCAGCGCCAGGTTCTTCGGCACCATCTCGCCGATCACCACGTGCAGGGCGACGACGGCGGTCAGCGCGAGGACGAAGGAGATCGGGTGCACCAGCGCCTCGGGCACCGCCAGCGCCGCGAAGACCGGCTCCAGCAGGTGCGCCACCGCGGGTTCACCGATGGCGCCGAGGCCCAGCGAGCACACGGTGATGCCCAGCTGCGCGCCGGCCATCATCAGCGACACCCGCTCCATCGCGGCGAGCGTCGTGCGGGCGCGGCGGGAGCCGGCGTCGGCCAGCGGCTCGATCGACGAGCGGCGGGCGGAGATCAGCGCGAACTCCGCGCCGACGAAGAACGCGTTGGCCAGCAGCAGCACGACGGCGACGAGCACGCCGACCCAGTCACCCACGGTCGGCCTCCTCGTCCTCGTTCCCGGTGGTCGCGGGCACCTCGCCGACGAGCGCCCGCTCCACGCGGGTGCCGTCGACCCGCTCGACCTCGACCCACACGCCCGCCGGCAGGCCGTCGGCCTCCGCGGCGAGCTCCGGCGGCAGGGTGGGCCGAGCCTCGATCCGGTCACCGACCTCGGGGATCCGGCCCAGCACGTGCAGCACCAGGCCGCCGAGGGTCTCCCAGTGCCGGTCGGAGGGGACCGCGAGGCCGGTGGCGGCGGCCACCTCGTCCGGGCGCAGCAGGCCCGACACCGACCAGGTGCCCTCGCCGCGGTCGACGACGTCGTCGCCGGTCTCCTGGTCGTACTCGTCGGTGAGGTCGCCGACGATCTCCTCCACGAGGTCCTCGATGGTCACGACGCCGTCGGTGCCGCCGTACTCGTCGACGACGACGGCCATCTGCAGCCCGCCGCGGCGCAGGTCACCGAGCAGGTCGTCCAGCCGCCGTGACGTCGGGACGAACAGCGCCGGGAGCATGACCGCCGAGACCGGGGTGCCGCCCCGCCGGTCACGCGGCACGGCCAGGGCGTGTTTCACGTGGACCATGCCGACGACGTCGTCGACCCCGGCGCCGGAGACGACCGGGAAGCGCGAGTGCCCGGAGTCGCGGGCGGCCCGGAGCACCTCGTCGACCGGGGCGTCGTCGAGGACGGTGGTCATGCGGGTGCGCGGGGTGGCCGCGTCGCTGGCGCGCAGCTCCCCGAAGGCCAGCCCCCGCTCGAGCAGGACGGCGGTCTCGGCCGGGAGGGTGCCCTGCCGGCCGGAGCGGCGGACCAGCGAGGTCAGCTCCTCCGGGGAGCGGGCCGAGGCCAGCTCCTCCTGCGGCTCGACGCCGAACAGCCGGCGCAGGACGGCGTTGGCCCAGCCGTTGAGGAAGCGGATGACCAGCGACGTCGCGCGGGTGAAGCCGCGCTGGAAGCCCGACACCGCCCGCGCGGTGCGCAGCGGCTCGCTGATGGCCACGTTCTTGGGCACCAGCTCGCCGAACACCATCGTCAGCGCGGTGGCCAGGACGAGCGCCACGGTGATCGAGACCGACCGGGCGGCGCCACCGGACAGGCCCACCGCCTCCAGGGGTCCGCGCAGCAGGGCGGCGATCGAGGGCTCGGCGACGAAGCCGATGGCCAGGTTGGTCACGGTGATGCCGAGCTGGGCGCCCGAGAGCTGGGTGGAGAGGGTCTTCAGGGCGGCGAGCACCCCGGCCGACCCCCGCACACCCGCCTCGACCTCGCGTTCGACGGTGGGCCGGTCGACGGTCACCAGGGCGAACTCGAAGGCCACGAAGGCGGCGCAGGCGAGGACGAGCAGGACGCCGACGAGGACCAGCAGCCACTCGATCATGCGGTGGTCCGCGGGAGCGGGGAGGAACGGGGAGGGCTCGTATGGTGAGGCTGGCTCACGAGGGGACGGTCATCCTCCGGCGAAGGGGGGCAGCACGTCGACGACCGCCCCGGGTGACAGCTGCAACGAGCGGTCGCGGGTCTGCGTTCCGTCGACGAGGAACGAGCAGGCGGTGAGCACCCGTTCCAGACGCTCGCCGTGCGCCTCGACGATACGGCCGACGAGCTCCTCGAGCGTGCCGGCCGCGCAGGTCTCGGTGTCGACGCCGCTGGCCGCACGGGCCCCGGCGAAGTAGCGCACCGTCACGGACACGGACTCAGCCCCCGATGGCCGACATGGGCCGGCTGGGCTGCAGGAAGCTCGGGTCGTCGATGCCGTGCCCCGGGAGCTTGGCCAGGGTGGCGATCCGCCAGCGGTCGGCGAGCTCGTCGTCGGTGGCACCCTCGCGCATCGCCGTCCGCAGGTCGGACTCCTCGCGGGCGAACAGGCAGTTGCGGATCTGGCCGTCGGCGGTGAGCCGGGTGCGGTCGCAGGTGCCGCAGAACGAGCGGGTGACCGAGGCGATGACCCCGACGGTGGCCGGGCCGCCGTCGACCAGCCAGCGCTCGGCCGGGGCCGACCCGCGCTCCTCGGTGTCGGGAGTGAGCTCGTGGGCGGCCGACAGGCGGGCCAGGATGTCCTCGGCGGTGACCATCTCGCCGCGGGTCCAGGCGTGGTGGGCGTCCAGCGGCATCTGCTCGATGAAGCGCAGCTGGTAGCCGTGCTCCAGGCAGAAGTCGAGCAGCGGCACGGCGTCGGCCTCGTTCATGCCGCGCAGCAGGACGGCGTTGACCTTCACCGGCGTGAGCCCGGCGTCGGAGGCGGCCCGCAGGCCGGCGAGCACGTCGTCGAGCCGGTCGCGGTGGGTCAGGGCCCTGAACCGCTCGCGGTCGAGGGTGTCGAGGCTGACGTTGATCCGGTCCAGCCCCGCGGCGGCGAGCGCGGGCGCGACGCGGGCCAGGCCGATGGCGTTGGTGGTGAGGCTGACCTCGGGGCGCGGGGACAGCGCGGTGGCCGCCGCCACGATGCCCACCAGGCCGGGGCGCAGCAGCGGCTCCCCACCGGTGAAGCGGACCTCCCGGATGCCCAGCCGCTCGACGCCGATGCGGACCAGCCGGGCGACCTCGTCGTCGGTCAGCTGCTCGACCTTGGGCAGCCACTGCAGGCCCTCGGGCGGCATGCAGTAGGTGCACCGCAGGTTGCAGCGATCGGTCAGCGACACCCGCAGGTCGGTGGCGACCCGGCCGTGCCGGTCGACCAGCCCGCCGCTGCCCGGGACGGCTGCGTCCGGCCCGGGGACCGGACGGGTCCAGGGGTCGGGTAGCGGGGCGCTGCTCACGCTGGCGAATGTAGTAGCGGAACGCGGGCGCGTCCCCCGACCAGCGGGGGACGTCTCCCGAGACGCCGCATCCGCGGGCGCGACCGGAGGATCCGGCCGCGCCCGCGGATGCGGGACGCTGCGCCGACGTTGCACGCCGGCGGGGAGGTCAGCCGATCGGGGTGGGGTTCGTCGGGTCCGGGGGCACCGGCACCGAGCCCTGGATGCGGTTGCGGGCCTGGCAGTCGCTGGTGCAGTTGGTGGCGCCGGCCGAGAGCTCGATCGAGTCCTCACCGAGCACCCCGCCCATGCGGCCGCCCGAGGCGACCGACCAGCGGGTCGTGGTGGCCGTCTGCTCGAGCTTGGTGGCCACCTGGGGGCTGTCCTTGCCGAGCAGCATCTGGTGGGTGGCGTCGGCGGGCACGCCGTCGCCGAAGTTGACCTTGCCCGTGTACTCGTTCACGAAGTAGAAGAGGCCGGCGCCGAGCGTGTGCACGTACTCGACCGCGGAGCCGAACTCCTGCTCCATCTGGAAGATGCCGCCCTGCGGGGCGTCCTTCGCCTGGACCTTGAGCTTGCCGCCGGACGCCGTCGTGAACGTGACGACGAGGACGTCGTCGCGCAGCCGCAGCTCGGAGATCCGCACCCCGCGCAGCTGGGCCGCGGTCAGCACCGGCACCTTGGAGGCGAAGACGACGGTCGGCGTCGTGACCATCCGCTGCGGGTCCGGGGCGCCGGTGAGCGTGTAGTCGTACACGCCGAGGGTCGCCGGGGCGATCGTGAAGGTGACGTGCCGGCCGCGGACGGCGATCGGGGCGGTGGGCGCGGTGTCGCGCAGGCGGTACTCGGTGCCGGCGCCGGGGTTCGACGTGCGTCCGTTGACGGTGACGGCGAAGTCGCCGCCGCTGCTCGCGCCCTCGGTCGCGCCGCCGTCGTCGCCCCCGGAGGCGGAGGCGGTGCCGGGGACGAGCAGTGCGGCGAGCGCGAGCAGCAGGACGAGGACGGCGCGCAGGGGGCGCGGCCGGGAGGTGGGGGCCACGGGGCTCCTCGGGTCGGCGGATCGGGCGCGGACCAGAGTGCATGAACGTTCATGCATCCTGCGTGACGACACGCACACCGACAGTAAGCCGGACGACGGCGCCGCGGGGCGTTGTTACGGTCGGGTCGCCACCCGAGAGTCCGGCGGGCAGTCCCGCACTCGCCTGTGGCCAGGAAGCGCGAGAAGCCCGTGTCACCCCGCACCGTCCTCCGTCCGCTGCTGAGCCCCCTCCTCGGGCCGTACGCCCGCCTGTTCGCCGTCCCCGGTGCCGCGCGGTTCTCCCTCGCCGGGTGGGTCGCCCGGCTGCCGCTGCCGATGCTGGGCCTGGGCGCGGTGCTGCTCGTGGAGGGCGAGTCGGGCAGCTACGCGCTGGCCGGCGCGGTCTCCGGCACGCTCGCCCTGTCCGCCGCGGTGGGCGGCCCGCTGTGGTCCCGGGCGATGGACCGGCGCGGCCAGGGCCGGGTGCTGCGGGTCGCCATGGCCGCCTACCTGGTCACCGGGCTGGCCTTCGTCGCCGTCGTGGTCGGTGACGCGCCCCGCTGGACCTGGTTCGTCCTCGGCGCCCTGACCGGCGCCAGCCTGCCGGGCATCGGCGCGATGGTCCGCGCGCGGTGGGCCGCCGCCCTCGAGGACGCCGAGCGGCGGCAGACCGCGTTCGCCTTCGAGTCCGTCGTCGACGAGGTCGTCTTCGTCGTGGGGCCGCCGCTGGTGACGGTGCTGGGCACGCTCGTCGCCCCGGCTGCGGGCTTCACCACCGGGATCGTGCTCGGCACGGTCGGCGGGCTGTGGCTGGCGCGCCAGCGGGACACCGAGCCGCCGGCGGTGCCCGCGGCGGCCGGTGGCCCCTCCCGGCTGACCGCCGCGCTCGGGCCCGCGGTCGTCGTCGTCACCCTGGCCTACGTCGGCGTGGGCACCGTCTTCGGCGCGATGGACGTCGTCGTGGTGGGCTTCGCGGAGGAGCAGGGGGTCCCCGCGCTCGCCGGCCTCGCGCTGGCGCTCTACGCCGGCGGCAGCCTCGTCGCCGGGCTCGCCTACGGCGTGGCCCGCCTGGGGGGCACGCTCGCCGGGCGCTTCCTCGGCACCGCCGTCGCCTTCGGGCTGGCCGCCCAGGGGCTGTGGGCGGTGTCCTCGCTGCCGCTGCTGGTGGGTGCCGGGTTCCTCGCCGGCCTCGCGGTCGCGCCGGTGCTGGTGTCGGGCGCCTCGCTGGTGGAGTCGCGGGTACCGCGCGCCGCGCTCACCGAGGCGCTGTCGTGGACCAACACCGGGCTGACGCTCGGCGTCACCGCCGGCTCGGCGCTGGCCGGTGCGGCGGTCGACGCGTGGGGGGCCCAGGCCGCCTTCGCCGTCCCCGCGCTCGCCGCGGCCGGGGCCGCGGTGCTGGCGCTGGCCGCCGCGCCGCTGCTGCGCCGCGCCCCCGAGCGGGACGGGTCACGGGTTGGGGACGCGGTCGGCGGGTAGCCGAACGGGACGGGGGCCGGGCGCGCGGTGGAGTCGCGTGCCGCCCACCGTCCACCACCCGAAGAGGAGAGCCCGTGGCCACCGTGCCCACCATCCGCCTGAACAACGGCGTCGAGATCCCGCAGCTGGGCTTCGGCGTCTACCAGATCCCGCCGGCCCAGACCGTCGAGGCGGTCCGCAGCGCCCTCGACGTCGGCTACCGGCACATCGACACCGCCGAGATGTACGGCAACGAGAAGGAGGTCGGCCAGGCGGTCCGCGAGTCGGGCATCGACCGCTCGGAGGTCTTCGTCACCAGCAAGCTGAACAACGGCTTCCACCGTCGCGACGACGCGCTGCGCGCCTTCGACCAGACGCTGGCCGACCTCGGCCTCGACACCCTCGACCTGTTCCTCATCCACTGGCCGCTGCCGACGATCGACGTCGACTACGTCGAGACGTGGAAGGCCATGGAGGAGATCTACGCCGGCGGGCGCTGCCGCGCGATCGGTGTCTCCAACTTCAACCCGCACCACCTGCGCCGGCTGTTCGCCGAGACCGACGTGCGCCCGGCGGTCAACCAGATCGAGGTGCACCCCTACCTCACCAACGACGAGGTGCGGGCCTTCGACGCCGACCACGAGATCGTCACCGAGGCCTGGTCGCCGATCGCGCAGGGCAAGGTGCTCGGCGACCCCGCGGTCACCGGCATCGCCGAGACGCTGGGCAGGACGCCGGCCCAGGTCGTGCTCCGCTGGCACGTGCAGCGCGGCGACGTCGTCTTCCCCAAGTCGGTGACCCGCGAGCGCGTGGAGCAGAACTTCGCGCTGTTCGACTTCGAGCTCGACGAGGGCCAGATGGCGACGATCAGCGGCCTCGACCGCGGCGAGCGCACCGGCCCCGACCCGGACACGTTCGACTACGTGCCCGGCTGAGGGAGGCTCCTGCCCCTGCCGCTCGTGCGGCCCTCCTGCGGGGTCCCGCAGCGGGCCTGCGAGCGGTGGGGCAGGAGGCCCTCCCTCAGTCCTGCGTGACGAAGTCGATGAGCTCCTCGACCCGGCCGATGAGCGCGGGCTCGAGGTCGGTCCAGGTCCGCACGCGGGCGAGGATGCGCTGCGCCCACACGTAGCCGGTGTCGTCCTCCCAGCCGAGCCGGCGGCAGACGCCCTCCTTCCACGGCTCGCCCCTCGGCACGGTCGGCCACGCGCGGATGCCGACGACGGAGGGCTTGACCGCCTGCCAGATGTCGACGAACGGGTGGCCGACGACCAGCGCGTGCTGGCCGGTCACCTGCTCGGCGATCCGCGACTCCTTCGACCCGCGCACCAGGTGGTCGACCAGCACGCCCAGCCGCCGGTCCTGCGCCGGGCGGAACTCGCGCACGATGCCGGGCAGGTCGTCCACGCCGTGCAGCGGCTCGACGACGACGCCCTCGATGCGCAGGTCGTGGCCCCACACCTTCTCGACCAGCTCGGCGTCGTGCTTGCCCTCGACGTAGATGCGTCCCTCGCGCGCGACGCGGGCGCGGGCGCCGGCCACGTAGGTCGAGCCCGAGGCGCTGCGGGTCGGCGTCGCCGGGCCCCTCGGGGTGGGGCGCACGAGCACGACCGGCCGGCCGTCGACCCAGAAGCCCGGGCCGAGCGGGTAGGCGCGCACCTTCCCGAAGCGGTCCTCGAGGTGGACGACGTCCTTCTCGCAGCGCACGACGGCGCCGACGAACCCCGAGCTGGGGTCCTCGACCACGAGGTCGCGCTCGGCGGCCACCTGCGGCGGCGGCTTCCTGACCGTGCGGGGGTGCACCAGGTCGTCATAGGGGGAGCGGGGCGGCACGCTCCCAGGAGAGCCGATCGGGGCGCCCGGGCCCGGACGACGCGCCGAGGGAGGACCGCCGGACGCCGCGCGACACGCCCGGGCGGCGACGTCGTGGCGTTGCGTGACGGTTCGTCGCGGTCGGTCGAGGCGCTCCGGCGGGCCCGTGGTCGGGCCGTGACCTGCGGATTCGCCCGGTCCGGGGGGACGGTCGCCGAGGACCGGCCGGACCACGCTCAGCGACCGAAGTGTCCGAGTCGATCTCCGTCGTTTCGCTCCGGCCAGTGTGGTCACTGATCCAGACGACCGCGACACCAGAGCTCAGATGGGAGCGACACGACGATGATCGGCACCGACACCATCAGCCGAGTGATCGGGCAGGACGTCTACGACGAGTCGGGCGAGAAGATCGGCTCGGCCTCCGAGGTCTACCTCGACGACGAGACCGGTCAGCCGGAGTGGGCCACGGTGCGCACCGGCCTGTTCGGAACCAAGGAGTCCTTCGTC from Geodermatophilus normandii includes these protein-coding regions:
- a CDS encoding MoaD/ThiS family protein — its product is MSVTVRYFAGARAASGVDTETCAAGTLEELVGRIVEAHGERLERVLTACSFLVDGTQTRDRSLQLSPGAVVDVLPPFAGG
- a CDS encoding hemolysin family protein; its protein translation is MGDWVGVLVAVVLLLANAFFVGAEFALISARRSSIEPLADAGSRRARTTLAAMERVSLMMAGAQLGITVCSLGLGAIGEPAVAHLLEPVFAALAVPEALVHPISFVLALTAVVALHVVIGEMVPKNLALAGPDRAALALTPPLAAVVTVLKPVIVALNALANGVLRLLGVTPRNEVTSAFTRDQVSGLFDESRAGGLLDARGHELLTGALGLEERDTRSVLIPRVALTVVGPDDDTAAIERAAATTGFSRFPVAVGDRLLGYVHVKDVLQADGAPEPRVRDITRPLPRVAAEDDLRRTLAVMQAGRAQFAAVTDAGRVVGVVALEDILEELVGEIRDAAHRGTERTGRR
- a CDS encoding SpoIIE family protein phosphatase; the protein is MPATQRDPVLEAMPLGYIAVDADWRITYVNAGGEAVVGLTWDELVGACFWAVFPANRDSEAGRVYREVVATGHARTFEVYYPEPFHHWFEVSAVPLPAGLAMYFSEVTARRTAQDRLALLARVGAELTGTLDLAEAVRRIPRLVVPELGEACLLTVLDDEGRPRDLSSWHGDPARRDLLARYAGVRLPGMPSAAPVMQALAGETVTADGDAVLASIEDEEAARLYRELGAPAVLAVPLPGRDRVIGALTFLAGDPRSAARVDPLTAREVAGRVGLALDNVRLFARQRQLAEALQRSLLTDPRGSGLGSVEVRYTPAAEAARVGGDWYDAFPQPGGATTLVIGDVVGHDTAAAAAMGQLRSLLRGVAAYSGAGPAEVLRGLDEAMATLGVDTYATASVARFERTPAEAAAGRTRMCWASAGHFPPLVLDPAGRPVALPALPGDLLLGVDPASTRVESSLLLEAGSTVLLFTDGLVERRGLDLDAGLALLVETVAGLGGLPLDELCDEVIERLVHGRPEDDVALVALRLDR
- a CDS encoding DUF3097 domain-containing protein gives rise to the protein MPPRSPYDDLVHPRTVRKPPPQVAAERDLVVEDPSSGFVGAVVRCEKDVVHLEDRFGKVRAYPLGPGFWVDGRPVVLVRPTPRGPATPTRSASGSTYVAGARARVAREGRIYVEGKHDAELVEKVWGHDLRIEGVVVEPLHGVDDLPGIVREFRPAQDRRLGVLVDHLVRGSKESRIAEQVTGQHALVVGHPFVDIWQAVKPSVVGIRAWPTVPRGEPWKEGVCRRLGWEDDTGYVWAQRILARVRTWTDLEPALIGRVEELIDFVTQD
- the moaA gene encoding GTP 3',8-cyclase MoaA; translated protein: MSSAPLPDPWTRPVPGPDAAVPGSGGLVDRHGRVATDLRVSLTDRCNLRCTYCMPPEGLQWLPKVEQLTDDEVARLVRIGVERLGIREVRFTGGEPLLRPGLVGIVAAATALSPRPEVSLTTNAIGLARVAPALAAAGLDRINVSLDTLDRERFRALTHRDRLDDVLAGLRAASDAGLTPVKVNAVLLRGMNEADAVPLLDFCLEHGYQLRFIEQMPLDAHHAWTRGEMVTAEDILARLSAAHELTPDTEERGSAPAERWLVDGGPATVGVIASVTRSFCGTCDRTRLTADGQIRNCLFAREESDLRTAMREGATDDELADRWRIATLAKLPGHGIDDPSFLQPSRPMSAIGG
- a CDS encoding aldo/keto reductase, whose translation is MATVPTIRLNNGVEIPQLGFGVYQIPPAQTVEAVRSALDVGYRHIDTAEMYGNEKEVGQAVRESGIDRSEVFVTSKLNNGFHRRDDALRAFDQTLADLGLDTLDLFLIHWPLPTIDVDYVETWKAMEEIYAGGRCRAIGVSNFNPHHLRRLFAETDVRPAVNQIEVHPYLTNDEVRAFDADHEIVTEAWSPIAQGKVLGDPAVTGIAETLGRTPAQVVLRWHVQRGDVVFPKSVTRERVEQNFALFDFELDEGQMATISGLDRGERTGPDPDTFDYVPG
- a CDS encoding MFS transporter, with translation MSPRTVLRPLLSPLLGPYARLFAVPGAARFSLAGWVARLPLPMLGLGAVLLVEGESGSYALAGAVSGTLALSAAVGGPLWSRAMDRRGQGRVLRVAMAAYLVTGLAFVAVVVGDAPRWTWFVLGALTGASLPGIGAMVRARWAAALEDAERRQTAFAFESVVDEVVFVVGPPLVTVLGTLVAPAAGFTTGIVLGTVGGLWLARQRDTEPPAVPAAAGGPSRLTAALGPAVVVVTLAYVGVGTVFGAMDVVVVGFAEEQGVPALAGLALALYAGGSLVAGLAYGVARLGGTLAGRFLGTAVAFGLAAQGLWAVSSLPLLVGAGFLAGLAVAPVLVSGASLVESRVPRAALTEALSWTNTGLTLGVTAGSALAGAAVDAWGAQAAFAVPALAAAGAAVLALAAAPLLRRAPERDGSRVGDAVGG
- a CDS encoding molybdenum cofactor biosynthesis protein MoaE, with protein sequence MIAGHLIARVVDEPLSVAEHEQAVADAGAGAVVSFAGVVRDSDGGRSVTELEYVGHPTAGQVITELAEEFAARPGVRAVAVSHRVGLLGIGDVALACAVSSAHRGEAFTACAELVDEVKRRLPIWKRQVFTDGDEEWVACP
- a CDS encoding hemolysin family protein; amino-acid sequence: MIEWLLVLVGVLLVLACAAFVAFEFALVTVDRPTVEREVEAGVRGSAGVLAALKTLSTQLSGAQLGITVTNLAIGFVAEPSIAALLRGPLEAVGLSGGAARSVSITVALVLATALTMVFGELVPKNVAISEPLRTARAVSGFQRGFTRATSLVIRFLNGWANAVLRRLFGVEPQEELASARSPEELTSLVRRSGRQGTLPAETAVLLERGLAFGELRASDAATPRTRMTTVLDDAPVDEVLRAARDSGHSRFPVVSGAGVDDVVGMVHVKHALAVPRDRRGGTPVSAVMLPALFVPTSRRLDDLLGDLRRGGLQMAVVVDEYGGTDGVVTIEDLVEEIVGDLTDEYDQETGDDVVDRGEGTWSVSGLLRPDEVAAATGLAVPSDRHWETLGGLVLHVLGRIPEVGDRIEARPTLPPELAAEADGLPAGVWVEVERVDGTRVERALVGEVPATTGNEDEEADRG